One Ctenopharyngodon idella isolate HZGC_01 chromosome 3, HZGC01, whole genome shotgun sequence genomic window, aatgcaatttatttctgtgatcaaagctgaattttcaatatcattactccagtcttcagtgtcacatgatccttcagaaatcattggtttgctgctcaagaaacttttatgatttatcaatgttgaaaacattaaatgtctttactgacacttttaatctaaatgaaaatatgaatttctttaaaaaatatcttactgaccccacacttttgaatggcagtgcaCCTGAGAGGTCTAAACCGTCCCCTTCTTGTTTCTTCGTCCCTGCTCGAAGTTACTGCAGTTTTGCAATCAAACAGCAGAGGGCAGCCTTTGGCACTGGTTTCATAATGGTTCGCCTACAGCATGTTGCATTCCTATGATGAAAGAGGTTGGGAATTTAGTGTTTATTTGTGGCATCCATAATTAAGGGGGGACCATATGTCTCAGCCAGATGCTTGTTTCTGCATTTGAAGATTTGCTTCATGACTGTAGCtgatgtgtgttgtgtgttcattcagtttacagtttacactttctttggcTGAATTTTATCTCTGTAATATGTGGCATCACAGCAGTCACAaacaaaactaacaaacacCACCAAATTCTATTTTGGCATATTTTGGTCTGTTGGTATCTTCTTCCTCGTTGTCATGTTTCAAACGGCAGAGACTTTGTTTCTGGACCCTGCAGTGCAGCAGCCACAGCAGCCGTAAACACATCCAGTCACAACCAGAGCGATGAATGTCACTGGAAGAAGAATAAAACATGGAGAGTTAGTCACATGTCGTAATtaaaagggcttttcacactgcgcttaacctcTTGTTATTGTTGTTCTAAAACACCATTTTTAACCCCGATGTAAAGAAGCATTTAACACTTGTAATTTTGAAGCGGGATTATGAAAACCTAGAGCggggttagcactgcttttgtggGGTGCCACCATGTTttggtgccaaacttgtacagtgtgaaatgatgCAGTGTTGGGATGTTTTGACTAGATACTTAGAAGCCGACAACTAATAGCGTTCCACATTTTCGcatgctttggacagtcatggAATCGCCGCACGCTGTATAAACAGTAGTTGGAGGGGAAAAATGTAGGCGACAGAAAACGCGACAACTGAAGTGAAAAAGAGATTCTTAATTCTTACCTTTATCTAAGAACTCCATTCAGTATAAAGCTGATAGTAAGCTATGGCAATATATAATATGAGGATGTGCAATACTAGAGGGCCTTTATGTAAACCGGTTGCATGGAGCATATGTCCAATCAGTGACACCgacactgcaaatatgcaaataaggacgTTAACCCAAGGTTTAGGAATTCACAGTGTGAAACAGTAGCTTAcaaatacccaggattaattgttaaccctgtGGTTTAGAATAAGTGTGAAGTGTGGAGATTTCAAGTGTGAAGAGCCCTAACTGTTTTCAACCCAAActaacttaaaggggacctattatgccacttttcacaagatggtatataagtctctggtgtcctcagaatgtgtctgtaaagtttcagctcaaaataccccacagatttattaaagcttgtcaaatttgcccctatttgggtgtgagcaaaaacacgccgtgtttgtgtgtgtccctttaaatgcaaatgagctgctgctcccggcccgctttccagaagagggtggagctttaacagctcgcgcttcggttgctcaacaacaacaaagctggagaatctcatgcagctaaaatgaggattgtcagtaaaggtgttcagccttacattgttcaaactggagtcggacactgatggagagactcaggaagaagttacaacttttagaatgcaactggacatttctgaatggttagtggataaatttatgtagttgctgtggagttgattcaactcatcgactagcatgtgccgtcatgttgttcttttgtgcaaaacccgtatggacgccgACTATACATACtatacctgtttgccaaacagagtcatacacaccaggctaacgtgTATGATTgttatcaaatgctgtgaatagtctaatatttttccaaaatatcgctcggacagaaatgcttcttttttagcaatcaagcatgccagggtcaacttgcaggctatccaagctaacgagactctaaacagttagcatgctttgctcgaacTGGTACACCATTTtcgcttgcaaaaacaaaatggcggtagtaatattattttaaattgcccTTCCTACGGTAAAATCTGAGCAGCTTGTTTTTTCATATGCTTTCaaagaaaggcttgccaaaataaatgtattgggTTGTGTTTTTTCAAGTTTTCTCGGTTGGTAGATTActggggacccgattatagtaCCTAAACACgggaaaagtcagattttcatgatatgtcatGAGCTAAAGGGCTGTCAGGGTGACTATGAAACTGTAACTTTGAAAACTTAAAACTTCTTTTGCAGTCAAAGAAATGCATTTATGAAAACCAAGCTGGAGAACGACTCGAATCTTTGGATTTCTGATGTCAGAAACCTGAAACTTAAACAGTTACAGTCCCACAATTACAGTCAATTACTTAGCTTAAGAgtttttaaagtcagtttaaGTGCCGTGTGTTCACTAAAATAGCAAGATAAATATGGATGTGCGCTTGGTGGAAGCCTTTAATCACAGTAGAGCCTCTTATAGCCTCTCCGCCTTGTGTTCAAATAAACCCTCTTCCAAAATTACATGAGATGCGGCCAGAGTGCAGAGATGTAATAACAGCGTAGTGCAGAAAGAAGGCTGTGCTTACAGAAGAACAGCAGGATGATGAGGAAGGCCGTCTGCGTAAGTGGGTGCTCCTGAGGAAGTGCCTGCAGTTTGGTCCAGACGTTCTGGAGAATTCCCTTCATATCCTCTGAAGTGCTCATTCTGACCTAAATACAAGTGCAAAGAAATAGTGCTGACTCGACCctttgtacactgtaaaaaattattgcaatttaaattgtaaaagaCAAAATGTGATGGTAAAAACCGATTAATTGGTTAACAGTAACTTCCCATACTATATATggggaaaaactgtaatagatctaacctTACATTTCATGTAATCTCACAGTAAAATACTGATAAATGTACCACTTTTGTAAATATACAAGGACAAATTACCTTATAATTTAAAGTGGAAAGCCGTAATGTGTAGACTTGCTAATTCAGCTGAAaagtgctgttgttgttgtttgtttgtttttaaataacaacagatttaaactgtaaaagttgtttacatttttactgtatatttttgcaTAAAAATTATGGCaaccataattttttttctttttttctgtaaagacaataggatttttttttaattacagtgTACAGTTTAGCAGTCAGACTCTTCACACAGGAAAActgaatatataattatattgattGTTATATGATTATACGATCTGAAATCGAATAGTACATCCTGGATTTATAGCAGGGTGTCGGGCctcaaaatgacttaaaataagacaaaactagctttaaaataagttttaaaaagtaaatatcttTTTAATTCCCCTCTCCTTTaacaaattttattattttaattgtaattataacTATTTTAGGgaatgtttacacgacaattatactaaaaacaaagttttttctttgcgtttttcatgcacagacgacaacgttgtcaaaatgatcctcAATCTCACGAATccgtgaaaacgactaaaatcGCTGTGTTATTCACTccaggccagtaggtggcaatgtcactttgcaAAGAAACACTACTGAACAAGTTATACGCATGCGCAttacgtcaccgttttcacaaactcacatttttgttgtttacacggagactataacggtatcgttttcaaaaacttgcactttgaatcccgttttcaaaagtttgcattttcaggcccccaaaacactgttgtcgtgtaaatgaacggccaaaatgaatacaaagttttcagtttttacttGAAAACAGTGTAGTGTAAACGGCCCCcagtttcttttttattttacagaaacaaGGAGTGTCCAtacattagattaaaataatttatcacAAAAGTACAACTCTTGCTGTGGACATTTGGGGGTCTTGGAGTCAAAAAGACTCTGATCTATGGGAAAAGCAGGTTGGACTCATGTTTTGTTACTTGATAGATTTTGCATCATGCAAACCCTGAATTGACAATTGGCTGATTTACTGTTATAAGCATATGAGAACTATAATTGTTACAATAATTTGTCCTGTTGGTGTTTTCAGTTATTAGTCAAATAAGTGGCAGTAGTTCGGCACTGAACCCGTGCAGGTTTCCTGTGTGGTTTTGCTGAAGAATCTGATAAAATTAGAAAAGCGTTGTTAGTCAAATAAGTGGCAGTAGTTCGGCACTGAGGCCGTACAGGTTTCCTGTTTGGTTTTGCTGAAGAATCTGATAaaattagaaaagaaaaaaaagaaaaaaacagaacctGCTAGTTGAGCTAGTCATTAAATTTCTGCTGTGGTGTGGGTGTTTCCACAAGAGAGACACTGTGGGTGTGCCATCGCTGTATAAAACTAACTCTACTGATGAAAGAATCATTCCTCACTGTTGATTTCCTCTTTATTCCCGCATTTCAGTACTGTTTCCTCGgttaagttatttttaaatgtatctagTATGAATGCCTGACATCACTAAAAGTCATCAGGCCACTCTGATGTTATTCTGTTAGTGTTATAATTCTATTCCTTGTAGAATTATACCTGATTCTAATTCTATACAACATCACAGTCTGAGAATGAGTTGAGTTACTCAGGCCACATTTACACTAGGGCATTTTAGTTTTAAAGCGCATTTGGTTATGCCGGCATTTTCGAACCTTGAAAACAaagactttcgaaaacgctgcagaccatgttttagtttgaaaacgccggggttgtgtttcagtataaacagaacaaaacggAGACTTAtgaaaacgatggcgtggctacccacgttcgctctgcgtatccttgatgaccgtgtaaacaataacgtggaactgcaatctttgctggctttgttgtaatttttagcagccattgtgcagttaaactctgcatttttttaacactgcagctgcctacatgcgcaagaggcaactatttacacttgtacgcgcatgcccagtgtgcatgaacagtcatgtgacgTGCGTGTAGTGTAGATGCggtggaaacgccagtgtagacgaagatcattttcattttaaaatacccttttaaaacaaaaaagcactagtgtaaacggggcctgagttcaaatgagagaaaaaaaactaattgaTGCTAAACATCCATATGCAAAATGATTTAACCCCCAAAATTCCAAATTTGTACCCTACGCATGATgaagatttaaaaacaataatattgaatAATTATGACATAGCTGTATTATGAAAaactcaaaaatattatttattgacatTGTCTgcgtccaaaatcgcatacttccctacaaTATAGGGACGAAAGACAAAAGAAGTGTGTCAGAATTCataaaagtacccagatgatgggtgagattctgaagtgtgcgtacgaaaggatttgtgaatggcagtgaagcgacgtaactgacgctggtgGGTCACATGATAAGGGCAACATGCCGAATTGTAGTATGTCTGgattagggctgggcggtatatCGAGTTTGTACGATATAccgatatatttttaatatacgaTATGGAATGAGGCGATACCGTTTATATCGATATACAGTAGTTTTAAACGAGCGCATCTGAAAAATAGCGGTGGATGTCGTAGAGTGCTGCTGTGGGAGAAATGCATAACACAATTTGGCCTAAACATGAGACATGTTTAATATTAAGGGCTTTAAAAATAACTCGTAATATTAAGATATAGGTAACACGTGTCGTTTAAAGCGGCTCTGACAGATTCATGTGCTGACTGACACTTGCGCTGTTTAATGATTTTTGTGATGTGGTGTTTTCCTAagcgcataacttacatttcacaggtatattctccatctgtaaatgttagaaagtcatacaaataTTTCCGTTTTGCTGTCAGGAGTGGACGAACCTTCTGCTAGCGAATCTCATTCGCCTCTAAACTTCATAGACTTCCGTGAACGAGCGCCGCCGCGCGCATTCGCGCCAAACAGACGCAGCTCAATAGAATAGGATCGCCATAAttatgactaaaatatacattttgataaaatgtttgttgttgaacaataaatgtaccatatgtagaattttaaacctacaagtaagtgtatttttatgatagcagtaactatatatatttaggctaatatataaatatatagctaATTAGTCTGTACTttcgtttttattttaatttttagtgtagtgaatttaacttctgctttaaaaaaagcattatttttatttttagattgtaatgttacaatgttagaatgtaaaGTAACTTTCTCCTTTTTATGTAGATGtagaaaataatgtaatgtagAAAATACCGAGATATATACCGTATATTGCCATTTAGCcaaaaaatacagagatatgactttttggccatatcgcccagccctagtctggattacattcatactactcacattcatactatatattacatacttttttagtgCTGGCAAATTGCATTCAAATGAAGTACGTACtcgagagtatgcgatttcagacgcagccatTATCGCTTTTAATATGCCAGTAAAGTGTTATACACAGTGTGTATTTTAGTAAACTGTGGATCTTTTGTAAACTGTGAGTTTgtgaattaactaattaatttgtaatattatatgtGACACTTCATATTAGACAACAAAATAGGACAATTGCAAGACTTTCACTTGTCTTCATTTCTGCTCAATATCTGTGAATCAGCTGGTGTTTTGCtggttttatttagtaatttcTCCTCAAGTTCATGGGAATCACCTTAACATGAtccattaatatttcacaagcTCAAAGTGTCATTACGTTTTGGCAATATATCAAGTGTAATAATTTTAGGGTTATAAACTAACAGTCAtcattttagtaaatgttttggCTTGGAATTTGTTAGAggagaaatacagtaaaatcaaagACATGTTCTCCACACTGATCAATGAAGAATGGCATtgaacagtttttatttatatgctcCTATATAACAATGCGTAGTTATATAACAGCAATAttttgctaacactttacaataaggctccatttgttaacattagttaactacattaacattaatactTCCAAAGCATTTATTAgacttaatgttaatttcaagaatacattattaaaatcaaaagttgtatctgtaaatattattatttaatggacctgaactaacatgaacaaacaatgaccATAGACTATAATATTAACTATCATGACACATTAATTGTTGGAAATGAATCAGTCGCTATTCCTATGAATTGTTAGTCAGTGGCGGATTGAGAAATAGTTGAGTTTTTCAGAAAGTGTATGTAATGACTTAataaaaagtgcattaaaatcatcgcattatttacaattttgctaaatttaatatttctagCAAAATGactggatatatatatatatcccagCATTACTTGTATATATCTTTAAAATAATGCCACATATTTATTCTAATACAACTCAACGTGCACTTTGTGTGCAGATTCATGTTTCCCCTCCATTTCTTCTTGTAAAAGTCTCTCATGTTTTTGGAAGTTGTAGATGCTCAAACTGA contains:
- the smim5 gene encoding small integral membrane protein 5, yielding MSTSEDMKGILQNVWTKLQALPQEHPLTQTAFLIILLFFLTFIALVVTGCVYGCCGCCTAGSRNKVSAV